CCTTCATCCGTTCTACAAAACGGAGGAAACGGAAAAGTCCCCGAAAGGCTCCCTCTTCGAAGAGGCGGGCACGGTCGTAGAGAGCCTGCAGGTTGGCCTGCCTTTCCTTCCCCCCCGGAAGCCCGCCTACGAAATCATAATAACCTGTCTCCCTGTAGATCTGCCAAATCAACCGGGAAAGGGCTCCCCGACGGGCCAAATCCCGCCATTTCCCCATTTTTTCCAGGAAACGGCGAAGAGTCGCCTTAAGCTCCTGATGCTCGATCGACTGCCCATTCTCCCCTTTGGAAGAGATGAATCGGATCACCGCATCGTAGAAAAAGCCCTTCTTCCTCTCCAAACGCAGGAGGGCCAGTTCCTCGGCGGAAAGGCCCACGATGGGGGAACGGAGGACGGAAGCTAACGGTATATCTTGATAGGGATTATCGATGAGCTGAAGGAGGGAGAGCATCACCTGAATTTCGGTGGCGGAAAAATACCCTCCTCCCCTCTCCACGTAGACCGGCAATCCCAAAAGGCGAAATTGCTCCTCAAAGAGGGGGGCCCACCCTCTCGCGGACCGAAGGAGGATGACGATATCCCGAAACCGGACCGGTTTCATCCGCTTCTCCTTCCGGTCATAGAGGAAATAGGGGGAGGTTCCGTCGCTTCCGACGAGATCCCGGATCCGGAAAGCGATGAGGCGTGCCTCCAGTTCCGCCCGCTCCATCTCTTCCGCAGTAATCTCCAAGGATTCCTTCTCCGGCTCATCCTCCCCGTTCGCCTCCTCTTCTTCACCGGCAGCCGCCGTAGAGAGGTGATCCTCCCCGTTTTCCTCCTCCCGGGAGAGTTCTTTTGCACCCTTTTCCCGGTCGATGATGAGAAGTTCGATGCTCTTCGTTCCCTCTTCTCCTTCCCGGGAGGGGGGATTCTCCTCCACATCCGGCCCCGCTCCGTACTTCAGTTCCACCCTCTCATCATAATCAATCCCGGCGGTCTCCCGGCGCATCAGCGCCCTGAAGAGGCGGTTTACTCCCTCCAGGATTTCCCTCCGGCTCCGGAAATTGCGGGACAGGTCAATACGGGTCCCCCATTCGTTTCCCTCCGGTGAATAACGTTCATATTTTTCCTGGAAAAGGAGGGGTTCCGTTTGGCGGAAACGGTAGATGCTCTGCTTCAAATCGCCCACCATAAACCGCCTCCCCTCTCCCTCTGTAGTAAGCAGGGTGAGAATCGCCTCCTGTACCTCGTTGGTATCCTGATATTCGTCGATCAGGATTTCCGCATATTCCCGGCTTAGCTCCCGGGCGATCTCCGATGGCATCTCATTTCCCGGAGTGGAGCGGCTGTCCCTGAGGAGAGCCAAGGCTTTATGTTCCAGATCGGAAAAATCGGCCACCCCTTTTTTCCGTTTCACCTCGGCATACCGCTCATGAAAGAGGAGAACCCGGTGAATCAGTTCGTCCGCCACAGGCAGAATCCGCTGTAATTCTTCCTTTCTCCCTTCAACGCTCCCTGAAAAATAGGTGTCGAGGAGGGACTTAACCTCCTCCTTCACCCGATCCCTCAGTTCCTTCACTTCTTCCCTTAACCCCTCATTCCGATTCTCATTTTCCGACCGTTTCACAGCGGGAAGCCGACCGAACGCAAGGTTTCGAAGTCCTGCTTCGATCGCTTCCCAGGGCGTCTCCTCCGTCACCAGAATCTTATTGAGGGCCTCCCCTTCTTCCTCCAAGCGGCCGCTATATTCCACAGGACCTCCAGGAAGACGGCACAGGTGAAGGGCTTTCCCATGGAACGCCTTCAGCACCTCAATCCTTCTCCCGATCTCCCCCTTTACCTCCCTGATCCACGGCCAATCGTCAAACTCCATCTCCAGAGCCTCCCGGTAGAGGCGGACCATCTTTCGCAACGCTTCCTCCGGCCAAGGCCGGCTGCGGGAAAACTCATAAAGCCGGAGGATCAGGTCCTGAAGCGGCTCATCGCTTCGATCGCTGCTAAACCAGTCGGCTACGGCAAAAAAAGAATCTTCCCCATAGGCTTCTTCCAAAAGATTCTCCAGCACTTCCTGACGAAGAAGCCGTTCCTCCGCCTCATCCAAAATCCGGAAGTTGGGGTCCATTTGGAGACGGTAGGCATACCGTTTCACCAGATCCATACAGAAGGAGTGGAACGTGGAGATGGCGGCGCCAGGCAGTAGGAGAAGCTGACGGCGGAGATGATGGGAAGCAGGCCTTTTCTTGAGCTCCTCTTCGATGGCATGACGAATCCGCTCCTTCATCTCTCCTGCGGCCGCTTTGGTAAAGGTGAGAATTAAAAGCCGATCCACATCGAGGGGCTCCTCCTCGTCGAGAAGGGTTTGAATCACCCGTTCCACCAAGACCGCCGTCTTTCCCGAACCGGCAGCCGCCGAAACCAAAAGATTCTTGCTCCGTTCATAAATCGCCCGCCATTGTTCATCGGTCCATCGGCTTTCCTTCGGCTTCATCGGGATCTCTTTTTTTCGGTTCATTGGGACGGCCCTCCTTCCAACAAATTCTGCCATATCTTCTCCTCTTTCACCCGGAGCAGGCGGGGTTGATTCTCCTCCAGGCGGTTGTCGAACTGGCAGACCGACTGATAAAGACAATAGGTGCAAGCCCTTTTCTTCTTATATTGGTATGGAGAGATTGCTACCTTCCCTTCGGTCATCTCAAGGGCCGCTTGCCGAATGAGGGAGCGGACATGGGCGCGAAGAGCGGCAAACTGCTCCTTCCCCGCCACACGGGATGAGTTGTAAAAGCTGCCATCTTTCTTCCGTCCTACAGGCAAGATCTCCGAAGTGCCTTGAATGAGCCGGGTATCCATCAGCTGGATCACCTGTTGATCCGCCAGGAGGAGCCCCCGCATCTTAAACCGCTTCGTCATCTCTTTGTCGATCCGAGCCTGCTCCGCTCCCATGGGAAGGAGAAGGAGGGGATGGTGAACGTGGAAATAGAGGATCCCCGCCGGAATCGCCTCTTTGCCCAGCCAATCTCGGGAAAGGTCAAGGAGGGCATCCAGATAGGCCACCATCTGCAAGCTTAAGCCAAAATATACCTCTCCCAGATCGAGGTCGTGAAAGCTTGATTTATAATCTAAAATGCGAAGGTAGAGGTTCTCTCCCTCTTCTGCGAGATCGACCCGGTCTATCCGTCCCTCCAGTACCAGATCGAACCCATTGGGAAGCGTGATGCGGAGGGGAGGCAGCTTTCCGCCCTCTCCAAAGAGAAGTTCAATCTCCTTTGTCTCGAACCGGCTGCGCCGGGCCTGCTCCCCCAAAACGGAAGCCGTCCGTTTCACGACCCGATGGAGTCGTCCCTTCAGGTAGCGGTACCGATTGGTGCTGGTCAAAATCTCATGCTGCAGGGAAAGGGAAACCGCCTCCACAGCCCCATCGGCCAGCTGAAGGAGTTCATCCTGGGACAGATCTCCCCACTGCCGACCTGACTCCATGATTCTCGAGGCCAGCAGGCGAAGCGCCTCATGATAGAGGGTTCCAATATCGGCCAACTCCAGGCGGAACCTCTTCCGTTCCTGCAGGGCGAGCCCATAGGCGGCAAAATGGGAAAAGGGACAGGCGTAATACTTTTCTAGACGGGAGATGCTCCCTTTAAGCGGGTTTCCATACAGACGGCGAGCTGTTTCACGCCCTATATCGGTCTCCTGATTCCGGTAGAAAAGGCTTCCCAGAGCCCTTTCCAACGATTCCTCCCAATTCGGCCGGGTGCGAAACCAGTTATATACCTTTAGCCAAGTGGGGTGAAGGGGATAACCCTTCTTCCACTCCCGCAGGCGAACCGTCAGGTGGGAGAGCGTCCTGCGGGGATGGGAGATCAACGATCCCGAAGTATAAAGTTGAGGGCGCAATTTCGGAAAAAGATGTATCAAGCGCGAGATGAGAGAAGAAGGTTGAAGCGCCCTTCCTTCCTCGTCGGCCAGGGAATAGGAAAGGGCAAGGTGATCCCTGGGATTTGCGAGGGCGAGATAGAGGTAGAGTTCCTCCTCCTGAAGCCGTTCTTCAGCCAAGGGCGAAAGGGGAACCCCCTTGGCCGACAGGCTCTTCCGCTCCTGATCCAAAAGAAGGCCCTCTTCCCGGAAAACCTTTGGGATAAGGCCATCGTTGACCCCTACGAGGAAAAGAATTTTGGGAGAATAGGAACGGGTACGGGAAAGGGTGCCGACCAACACCTGATCCATGGCCGGAGGAATGAGGGCAAAATTTTGCTCCGCCAAACCCTTTTCAAAGAGGTTGAAGAAGAGATCCTCGGAAAGCTCCTCTTCCCCTAACCCTTCCTCCATTTGATCCAAAAGGTTGAGGAAAGCCTGCCAGACCTGCTCGTGCTCCCGGGCCTCCTCCACCTTCCCCTCTTCCCGCTCTTCCTCCATCCAGACTTCCAACTTCTCCGGTACCTTTAACTGAATGAGAAAGCGGTAGATCGCCTCAAGGCGTTGCCTCACATGGGTCGCTTGGGTAAGCTCTTGCTCCAGCTCCATGAGGGGACGGACCATCCATTGCCGCAAGCGTTCCCCTTCCTTTATCCGTTCGGGCGGTGTGGAGATCCCCCAGCATTCCTTCTTCCACCGGGGTCCGGTGATCCCAAATTCCAGGATGAGGTTCTCCAGGCGGTCTAAGGCTCTCCTCCCATTCTCCCGTCCCGTTTTCTTCGTCACCCAACCCGGGAAGAGATCGGTCTTCACCATGCGGAAGAGAGCCTCACTGGGCCATCCCTCCCGTATCACCTCTAAGGCAGAGCGAACCAGTTCGACCAAGGGGTGATGAAGCATGGGCCGCCGCTCATCGAGAAAAAAGGGGATTTCATCGTCTTGAAAAAGGGTGCGGATCAAATCTCCGTAGGCGGCCATATCTCCCACCAAAACACCGATCTCCCGCCAACGCGCCTTTCCTGTGCGCACAAACTCCCGGATTCTCCTGGCCACTCCCTCCACCTCGGCCCTCCGGTTTACCGCCTCGGACAGGGAGATCTCTCCAGGTTCAAAGGGAAAGGGGGGAGCGCCCAACTCCTCGTAATGGGCTTCCAAGTAAGATAGCGCCCCTCTCCCGTTCTCCTTCTTTTCCTCCCACCGAATCACTTCCACCGGAACGCCGGACTTCTCCGCCAACTGCTGCAATCGGTCCCGGGTCAGGGCAGGGATCCGGAACAATCCCCCCTCATCGACGGGGAGGGAGATCGTCACCCTCCTTACGGTGGTGATAAGAGCTCCCAGAACGCTCATCTCCCGGGGAGTAAAGCGGATAAAGCCGTCGACCCAGACCTCCGCCTTTCGCAAGGAAGGAGCCTTCGGAATCATCTGGGCCAGGAGCCGAAGCGTCTCCTCGGAATCGAGGTATTTCCCCTCCAGATGGGCGACGGCATCCTTGTAAATGAGGGAAAAATCATGGAGCTTTCCTTTGAGGGATTCACTTCCCTTTTCCTCCAGATCCAGAAGGGAGATGGATGCCTTCAACTCCTCAGGACTTACCCCATAGCGGCGAAACTCCAGGAAGATTTCCTCCAGTTGATCGCCAAAACCGGGTTGTTCCACCGCCTGCCGGAAAGCAACCAGTTCATGCCGATGCTCCAAAAGATAGCGATATAAGACCAGTTTCACCCCGAGGCGGCTCATGGGTTTTCTCGTGCTCCCCCCTAATTCTGTGAAGAGCCGCTGGGCTAAGCGGCGAAAACTGTAGACCTGCGCCCGGATCATCCCCGGCAGGCGGGAGTCAAGGAGCGCCCGCTCCGCCTGAAACTTCGCCTGTTCCGGCACCAGATAGATCAAAGGAGGGCCCATCGGCCTTTCTTCCAGTTCCTTGCGGATCTCCTCCAGCATCTCTTCACTCTTACCGCTGCCTGCTCGACCTAGGATCAATCGTAGAGACATCCTTCTCCCCTCTCCCACGGCAAACCGCGCTTTTCATCGTACCTCTTCCGTGCAAGTTAAAGCGCACATATATTTGTATCTCTATCCTAACGCATCGATCCCCCTTATACAAGGGGAACAGGAAAGAAAAAAGCATCTTTGCCGGAAAACTTGGGAACTCTAGGAAAATAGAACAGGAATCTACATCAACTCTTAGGAGTTGGAAAGGAATCGAGATGAAAGACGACTATTCCTCCATCAATACTCTTCATGCGGGGTTGCTCATGCTCACCTCCGCCGGGTTATACAACCATGTGATGGTGATTCCCCATCTCCTCGCCTCCTCGGGAAGAGATGCTTGGTTTTCATCCCTCCTCGCCGCATTTCCTCTCCTCCTGCTCCTCTTCCTTCTCTCCTATCTGATGAAGAGGATGGAGGGAACTCCCCTTTACGTATGGGTCAGGGAGCGGGGCGGGAGAATCATGGCCGGAGGGCTCTCCTTCCTCTTCGCTCTCTACCTCTTCCTGCAAATCTACATCACCATAAAAGAGA
The DNA window shown above is from Thermicanus aegyptius DSM 12793 and carries:
- the addA gene encoding helicase-exonuclease AddAB subunit AddA — protein: MNRKKEIPMKPKESRWTDEQWRAIYERSKNLLVSAAAGSGKTAVLVERVIQTLLDEEEPLDVDRLLILTFTKAAAGEMKERIRHAIEEELKKRPASHHLRRQLLLLPGAAISTFHSFCMDLVKRYAYRLQMDPNFRILDEAEERLLRQEVLENLLEEAYGEDSFFAVADWFSSDRSDEPLQDLILRLYEFSRSRPWPEEALRKMVRLYREALEMEFDDWPWIREVKGEIGRRIEVLKAFHGKALHLCRLPGGPVEYSGRLEEEGEALNKILVTEETPWEAIEAGLRNLAFGRLPAVKRSENENRNEGLREEVKELRDRVKEEVKSLLDTYFSGSVEGRKEELQRILPVADELIHRVLLFHERYAEVKRKKGVADFSDLEHKALALLRDSRSTPGNEMPSEIARELSREYAEILIDEYQDTNEVQEAILTLLTTEGEGRRFMVGDLKQSIYRFRQTEPLLFQEKYERYSPEGNEWGTRIDLSRNFRSRREILEGVNRLFRALMRRETAGIDYDERVELKYGAGPDVEENPPSREGEEGTKSIELLIIDREKGAKELSREEENGEDHLSTAAAGEEEEANGEDEPEKESLEITAEEMERAELEARLIAFRIRDLVGSDGTSPYFLYDRKEKRMKPVRFRDIVILLRSARGWAPLFEEQFRLLGLPVYVERGGGYFSATEIQVMLSLLQLIDNPYQDIPLASVLRSPIVGLSAEELALLRLERKKGFFYDAVIRFISSKGENGQSIEHQELKATLRRFLEKMGKWRDLARRGALSRLIWQIYRETGYYDFVGGLPGGKERQANLQALYDRARLFEEGAFRGLFRFLRFVERMKERGDDMGTARALGEQEDVVRIMTIHKSKGLEFPIVFLAGASKTFNEQDLRSPTLFSKELGIGTDVVDFDLSIRSASLPKLAIREREKKEMLAEEMRLLYVALTRAKEKLYIVATLPDYKKEEERWKEKGGKGDEPLPAYHLLSAKSYLDWIGPALILPQGSSQDLSSNGASPCFQEGFTLQVIPARELSHPTRKKGEEIRSEIWETLRRFETVPASLIHEVEEEIGRQAMADEELERILGWTSPYTPMERHPAKQSVSEIKRKIQLFQEEEEEQEMLWLGSGIDSGIGIASDAAVSLRPASSSFPLRRPRLARRPRFMEEGGLTATEKGTAMHTVMQHLDLTRPLDRDRVEEELKSFVQRELLTPEQVKSIDIDGILRFFNTRMGRRMLTASHVYREVPFTFKIPASRAYPDWEGEDEEILVQGIVDALIEEEGHLLLLDYKTDRTDGIEDGELIRRYRLQVALYREAVRSIWKRPVARSFLYFFHGEKLLEVE
- the addB gene encoding helicase-exonuclease AddAB subunit AddB encodes the protein MSLRLILGRAGSGKSEEMLEEIRKELEERPMGPPLIYLVPEQAKFQAERALLDSRLPGMIRAQVYSFRRLAQRLFTELGGSTRKPMSRLGVKLVLYRYLLEHRHELVAFRQAVEQPGFGDQLEEIFLEFRRYGVSPEELKASISLLDLEEKGSESLKGKLHDFSLIYKDAVAHLEGKYLDSEETLRLLAQMIPKAPSLRKAEVWVDGFIRFTPREMSVLGALITTVRRVTISLPVDEGGLFRIPALTRDRLQQLAEKSGVPVEVIRWEEKKENGRGALSYLEAHYEELGAPPFPFEPGEISLSEAVNRRAEVEGVARRIREFVRTGKARWREIGVLVGDMAAYGDLIRTLFQDDEIPFFLDERRPMLHHPLVELVRSALEVIREGWPSEALFRMVKTDLFPGWVTKKTGRENGRRALDRLENLILEFGITGPRWKKECWGISTPPERIKEGERLRQWMVRPLMELEQELTQATHVRQRLEAIYRFLIQLKVPEKLEVWMEEEREEGKVEEAREHEQVWQAFLNLLDQMEEGLGEEELSEDLFFNLFEKGLAEQNFALIPPAMDQVLVGTLSRTRSYSPKILFLVGVNDGLIPKVFREEGLLLDQERKSLSAKGVPLSPLAEERLQEEELYLYLALANPRDHLALSYSLADEEGRALQPSSLISRLIHLFPKLRPQLYTSGSLISHPRRTLSHLTVRLREWKKGYPLHPTWLKVYNWFRTRPNWEESLERALGSLFYRNQETDIGRETARRLYGNPLKGSISRLEKYYACPFSHFAAYGLALQERKRFRLELADIGTLYHEALRLLASRIMESGRQWGDLSQDELLQLADGAVEAVSLSLQHEILTSTNRYRYLKGRLHRVVKRTASVLGEQARRSRFETKEIELLFGEGGKLPPLRITLPNGFDLVLEGRIDRVDLAEEGENLYLRILDYKSSFHDLDLGEVYFGLSLQMVAYLDALLDLSRDWLGKEAIPAGILYFHVHHPLLLLPMGAEQARIDKEMTKRFKMRGLLLADQQVIQLMDTRLIQGTSEILPVGRKKDGSFYNSSRVAGKEQFAALRAHVRSLIRQAALEMTEGKVAISPYQYKKKRACTYCLYQSVCQFDNRLEENQPRLLRVKEEKIWQNLLEGGPSQ